The following are encoded in a window of Deinococcus misasensis DSM 22328 genomic DNA:
- a CDS encoding ABC transporter substrate-binding protein — protein sequence MNRNTAVRLLSLALLASLTHAHAVNITVDCGSGSGFASCKEDAENWAKKTGNTVTAMQTPNDSSQKLTIFQQQLAAKSADIDVLQIDVVWPGLLGEHLLDLKTYVDPAEIKQHFPSIIRNNTYEGKLVGLPMFTDAGILYYRTDLLKKYGYKSAPKTWADLTAMAKKVQAGERKAGNAKFMGFVFQGKNYEGLTCDALEWVASFGGGQVVEDDGTISINNPKAVNALKTVASWVGTISPAAVVTYGEEDARNVFQAGNALFMRNWPYAYALGQSDGSAVKGKIAVTALPSGPGGTPAATLGGWQLAVSKYSKAPKEAAELASYLASKELQKKRAIEQSMLPTLPSLYDDKEIASKMPFIPDLLDVFNNAVPRPTTPTKSKYNQVSNAFATAVYNVLTKKQTAQTSLKNLETQLVRIKGRNW from the coding sequence ATGAACAGAAACACCGCCGTCCGCCTGCTGTCCCTCGCCCTGCTTGCCAGCCTCACCCACGCCCATGCTGTGAACATCACGGTGGATTGTGGCAGTGGAAGCGGTTTTGCCAGTTGCAAAGAAGACGCAGAAAACTGGGCGAAGAAAACCGGCAACACCGTCACGGCCATGCAGACCCCCAACGATTCCAGCCAGAAACTCACCATCTTCCAGCAACAACTGGCTGCCAAAAGTGCAGACATCGACGTGCTGCAAATTGATGTGGTGTGGCCCGGCCTTCTGGGTGAGCACCTGCTGGATCTGAAAACCTACGTGGATCCTGCCGAAATCAAACAGCACTTCCCTTCCATCATCCGCAACAACACCTACGAAGGAAAACTGGTGGGCTTGCCGATGTTCACCGATGCAGGGATCCTCTACTACCGCACCGACCTGCTCAAAAAATACGGTTACAAATCTGCCCCCAAAACCTGGGCGGACCTCACCGCCATGGCCAAAAAAGTGCAGGCTGGAGAGCGCAAGGCGGGCAACGCCAAATTCATGGGCTTTGTCTTTCAGGGCAAAAACTACGAGGGCCTGACCTGTGATGCTCTGGAATGGGTGGCCAGCTTTGGAGGCGGTCAGGTGGTGGAAGACGATGGAACCATCAGCATCAACAACCCCAAAGCTGTGAATGCCCTCAAGACCGTGGCTTCGTGGGTGGGCACCATCAGTCCCGCTGCCGTGGTGACCTACGGTGAAGAAGATGCCCGCAACGTGTTTCAGGCTGGCAACGCCCTGTTCATGCGCAACTGGCCTTACGCTTACGCCCTCGGCCAGAGCGATGGCAGCGCCGTGAAAGGCAAAATTGCAGTGACCGCCCTTCCTTCAGGCCCTGGTGGGACCCCTGCTGCCACTCTGGGCGGATGGCAACTGGCCGTCAGCAAGTACAGCAAAGCCCCCAAAGAGGCCGCCGAACTTGCCTCTTATCTGGCCAGCAAAGAATTGCAGAAGAAACGCGCCATCGAACAGAGCATGCTGCCCACCCTGCCCTCGCTTTACGATGACAAAGAGATCGCCAGCAAAATGCCTTTCATTCCCGACCTGCTGGACGTCTTCAACAATGCCGTGCCCCGTCCCACCACCCCCACCAAGAGCAAATACAATCAGGTGTCCAACGCATTTGCCACAGCGGTCTACAACGTGCTCACCAAAAAGCAAACCGCACAGACCAGCCTCAAAAACCTTGAAACCCAGCTGGTGCGCATCAAAGGCCGGAACTGGTAA
- a CDS encoding carbohydrate ABC transporter permease: MTVKSTFKRQASRGLEARRSTTALWLLLPTLLMIAGVAGYPLLRTIYLSFTSYNINTDPGPTWVGLENYWLTTPEGVGIGLLQTPEWWQAVWTTLKFTLVSVGIETLIGLGIALVINSQFKGRGAVRTSILIPWAIPTVVSSQIWNWMYNDSFGILSSWGQKLGLLQVGESFLSNPETALWALVSVDVWKTVPFMALMILAGLQSIPSDMYEAADVDGASRWTQFWRLTLPLLKTTLAVTVIFRLLDALRVFDMPFIVKGNAPETMTMSIYARQQMFDNAQLGYGSAVSVLIFLIIMVIAVVYLSTSRVKFD; this comes from the coding sequence ATGACCGTGAAAAGCACTTTCAAGCGACAGGCCAGCCGGGGATTGGAAGCCAGACGCTCCACCACCGCCCTTTGGCTGCTGTTGCCCACCCTCCTGATGATTGCCGGAGTGGCAGGTTATCCCCTTTTGCGCACCATTTACCTGTCTTTCACCAGTTACAACATCAACACCGACCCCGGACCCACCTGGGTGGGACTGGAAAACTACTGGCTGACCACCCCTGAAGGGGTCGGAATTGGCCTGCTGCAAACCCCAGAGTGGTGGCAAGCCGTGTGGACCACCCTCAAATTCACCCTGGTGTCGGTGGGCATTGAAACCCTGATTGGGCTGGGGATTGCGCTGGTGATCAACAGCCAGTTCAAGGGCCGCGGAGCCGTGCGCACCAGCATCCTGATCCCCTGGGCGATTCCCACGGTGGTGTCCTCACAGATCTGGAACTGGATGTACAACGATTCTTTTGGCATTCTGTCCAGTTGGGGCCAGAAACTGGGCCTGCTGCAAGTCGGCGAGTCCTTCCTGTCCAACCCCGAGACCGCCCTCTGGGCACTGGTCAGTGTGGACGTGTGGAAAACCGTTCCCTTCATGGCCCTGATGATCCTCGCTGGACTGCAAAGCATCCCCAGCGACATGTATGAAGCTGCCGATGTGGATGGGGCCAGCAGATGGACCCAGTTCTGGCGCCTCACCCTGCCCCTCTTGAAAACCACTCTGGCTGTCACGGTGATTTTCCGTTTGCTGGACGCCCTGAGGGTCTTTGACATGCCCTTCATTGTGAAAGGCAACGCCCCCGAGACCATGACCATGAGCATTTACGCCCGACAGCAGATGTTTGACAATGCGCAACTCGGGTATGGCAGTGCAGTGTCCGTGCTGATTTTTCTGATCATCATGGTGATTGCAGTGGTGTACCTGTCCACTTCACGGGTGAAGTTCGACTGA
- a CDS encoding carbohydrate ABC transporter permease: MMKNLPVTPLRLIFWAVVLVMLFYVLFPFYWAVKTSLTDTAVLSKSALDWFPSRPTFNNFIAVFEGQPFGRNLLNSVVVAGGTVLISLLLAVLSAYALGKFRFKGKTILMYVILAVSIFPQIAVLGGMYTIIRSLGLFNTYLGLILSYTAFSLPFTVWVLTSFVRDIPTELEEAAVVDGASPLQTLFKVLLPVMTPALITIGMLGFINAWNEFLFALTFTSDDRVRTVPVAIGTFSGASVYENPFGQIMAASVVVTIPLILMVLFFQKRIVSGLTAGAVKG; encoded by the coding sequence ATGATGAAAAACTTGCCTGTAACCCCTTTGCGCCTGATCTTCTGGGCGGTGGTGCTGGTCATGTTGTTTTACGTGCTTTTCCCGTTTTACTGGGCAGTGAAAACCAGCCTGACCGACACAGCGGTGCTGTCCAAATCGGCGCTGGACTGGTTTCCCAGTCGGCCCACCTTCAACAACTTCATTGCGGTGTTTGAGGGACAGCCCTTTGGGCGCAATTTGCTCAACTCTGTGGTGGTCGCTGGGGGGACCGTTTTGATCAGCCTGCTTTTGGCGGTGCTTTCCGCTTACGCTCTGGGGAAATTCCGCTTCAAAGGCAAAACCATCCTGATGTACGTCATTCTGGCAGTGTCAATTTTTCCACAGATTGCCGTGCTGGGCGGCATGTACACCATCATCCGGAGTCTGGGCCTGTTCAACACCTATCTGGGTTTGATCCTCAGTTACACCGCGTTCAGTTTGCCTTTCACGGTGTGGGTGCTGACCAGCTTTGTGCGGGACATTCCCACAGAGCTTGAAGAAGCGGCTGTGGTGGATGGTGCTTCCCCCTTGCAAACCCTGTTCAAGGTTCTCCTGCCCGTGATGACCCCTGCCCTGATCACCATAGGCATGCTGGGTTTCATCAACGCCTGGAATGAGTTTCTGTTTGCCCTGACCTTCACCTCAGATGACCGGGTTCGTACCGTTCCGGTGGCCATCGGGACCTTCAGTGGGGCTTCTGTCTACGAAAATCCATTTGGTCAGATCATGGCGGCCAGTGTGGTGGTCACCATCCCCCTGATTTTGATGGTCTTGTTCTTTCAGAAGCGCATTGTGTCCGGTTTGACCGCTGGGGCTGTGAAAGGCTGA
- a CDS encoding ATP-binding protein gives MKPGSIYLRLLGVMLFLTISTPVVAFLMTAYTISVTVQGNVWDAFPKEPWPSPEAQILGERLRWNALWAALISAGLASMLALFLARNIAQPLTEVGRAARSIKGGNLSARAPSPPQVLGQEALELVQNFNEMASTLESLEEGRKRMMADIAHELRTPLAVLQARLDGLEDGVLPFDAEEVRKLSMQTAMLGRLVEDLRLLTLVNTRQLPFQLQEVNFNVLLEDVVSAFAFRAAQQKLSLHLEVPDLQVKVQVDPDRMAQVVSNLLENSLRYAQSHIHVTLHPSGMFSVEDDGPGVQIAELSRIFEPYYRTDEARSRALGGSGLGLPLVQAFLQAQGGQARAEIGSHGGLKVNCWLPLQ, from the coding sequence ATGAAACCCGGCAGCATTTACCTGCGCCTGCTGGGGGTGATGTTGTTTCTGACCATCTCCACCCCGGTGGTGGCTTTTCTGATGACCGCCTACACCATCTCGGTGACGGTGCAGGGCAACGTGTGGGATGCTTTTCCAAAAGAGCCCTGGCCCAGCCCGGAAGCACAAATCCTCGGGGAACGCCTGCGCTGGAATGCCCTCTGGGCGGCACTCATCAGTGCCGGACTGGCATCCATGCTGGCCCTTTTTCTGGCCCGCAACATCGCCCAACCCCTCACGGAAGTGGGACGGGCCGCCCGCAGCATCAAAGGTGGGAACCTCTCTGCCCGGGCACCCAGTCCACCACAGGTGCTGGGCCAGGAAGCCCTCGAACTGGTGCAAAACTTCAATGAGATGGCCTCCACCCTGGAAAGCCTTGAAGAAGGCCGCAAACGCATGATGGCCGACATCGCTCACGAACTGCGCACCCCTCTGGCGGTGTTGCAGGCCAGACTGGACGGGTTGGAAGACGGGGTGTTGCCCTTTGATGCCGAAGAAGTGCGCAAACTGTCCATGCAAACCGCCATGCTGGGCCGTCTGGTGGAAGACCTGAGGCTCCTCACGCTGGTGAACACCCGCCAGTTGCCCTTCCAACTGCAAGAAGTGAACTTCAATGTGCTGCTCGAAGATGTGGTGTCTGCTTTCGCGTTCCGGGCAGCGCAACAAAAGCTGTCCTTGCATTTGGAGGTGCCTGACCTGCAGGTGAAAGTGCAGGTGGACCCCGACCGCATGGCGCAAGTGGTGTCCAACCTGCTGGAAAACAGCCTGCGCTATGCACAAAGCCACATTCATGTGACGTTGCACCCTTCTGGGATGTTCAGCGTGGAAGACGATGGTCCCGGGGTTCAAATTGCAGAATTGTCCCGCATCTTTGAGCCCTACTACCGCACCGATGAAGCCCGCTCCAGAGCACTGGGAGGCAGTGGACTGGGACTGCCTCTGGTGCAGGCTTTCCTGCAAGCACAGGGGGGGCAGGCCAGAGCAGAGATCGGTTCACATGGAGGGCTGAAAGTCAACTGTTGGCTGCCATTGCAGTGA
- a CDS encoding response regulator transcription factor, protein MHSILIVEDENDLAEVLVRYLQMDGYQTERAKDGPEGLTLWRATQPDLILLDIMLPRLSGLEVLRTIRESRKRTAVIMLTARAEEIDHVLGLELGADDYVVKPFRPRELLARIKAVLRRTRQPDETDDRPLRVGNLELDVVRFSARLSGKKLEVTPAEFRLLSILARSPGRVFSRQELIAEALPESEAMDRVVDAHMMHLRQKMVRLDPTPLLVTVRGVGYKLGEGP, encoded by the coding sequence ATGCACAGCATCCTGATTGTGGAAGACGAAAACGATCTTGCAGAAGTGCTGGTGCGCTACTTGCAGATGGATGGGTACCAGACCGAACGGGCCAAAGATGGCCCCGAGGGCCTCACCCTCTGGCGGGCCACCCAGCCGGACCTGATCCTTCTGGACATCATGCTGCCCCGCTTGAGTGGACTGGAAGTGCTGCGCACCATCCGCGAAAGCCGCAAACGCACTGCAGTGATCATGCTGACCGCCCGGGCAGAAGAAATCGACCATGTGCTGGGACTGGAACTCGGGGCAGACGATTACGTGGTCAAACCCTTCCGGCCCAGAGAACTGCTGGCCCGCATCAAGGCGGTCCTCAGGCGCACCCGGCAACCCGATGAAACCGATGACCGCCCCCTCAGGGTGGGAAACCTTGAGCTGGATGTGGTGCGTTTCTCCGCCAGACTCTCTGGAAAAAAACTGGAGGTCACGCCCGCAGAGTTCCGCTTGCTTTCCATTCTTGCGCGCAGTCCGGGAAGGGTGTTCAGCCGGCAAGAATTGATTGCGGAAGCCCTGCCCGAGTCCGAAGCCATGGACCGGGTGGTGGACGCCCACATGATGCACCTGCGGCAAAAAATGGTGCGACTTGACCCCACCCCCCTGCTGGTCACCGTGCGGGGCGTGGGGTACAAACTCGGTGAAGGCCCATGA
- a CDS encoding TolC family protein, whose product MRRLILITLGLFGGALAAPLTLEDAWHMSTPATKTADLQWKAAELAHQKALSATGPAFQFSTNLNVSGNFSPPTDSTSGSVTGKASWDVTPWSSSALNLRSAERALLEAQLDRQTQKSEAFLQVTETYLQVEDARSQLELARLQLEVQTLKVQSTEQKRQLGQATQDALDRARLELLNAENTLKSRQNTVQSALQSLSLLLGMQVQEGETTDPALTLPAFSNLDVLLKKAERHPTVQKARLVLQERQEVVQAQQLTAALPDLTVNGKLGNLPGGWTFSSDFSLKTGKWGASANYPLGSSGQNSFGYAVGLQLNLPLDAQQPYTLQSLINQQELQEWAVQKALNTALQNITSQYHLYLEQVQQLEQRTLQLRQAGNQLEVQEKRLSLGLITKQDLLEAELAFKTAQENLKQTHRNAYLQALRLRIATGEPL is encoded by the coding sequence ATGAGACGCCTGATTTTGATCACCCTGGGGCTTTTTGGCGGTGCCCTCGCCGCTCCCCTCACCCTGGAAGACGCATGGCACATGTCCACCCCAGCCACCAAGACTGCAGATTTGCAGTGGAAAGCTGCTGAATTGGCACACCAGAAGGCCCTGTCTGCCACTGGTCCTGCTTTTCAATTCAGCACCAACCTCAATGTGTCCGGCAACTTCAGTCCACCAACAGACAGCACTTCGGGTTCCGTGACCGGAAAAGCCAGCTGGGATGTGACCCCATGGTCCAGTTCGGCGTTGAACCTCAGAAGCGCCGAGCGTGCCTTGCTGGAAGCCCAACTGGACCGTCAAACCCAAAAATCTGAGGCTTTCTTGCAGGTCACCGAGACATACCTTCAGGTGGAAGATGCCCGCTCGCAACTCGAACTGGCCCGTTTGCAACTTGAAGTCCAGACGCTGAAAGTGCAGAGCACAGAACAAAAAAGGCAACTTGGGCAGGCCACACAGGATGCGCTGGACCGTGCCCGTCTGGAACTTCTGAATGCAGAGAACACCCTGAAATCCCGCCAGAACACAGTGCAATCTGCCCTGCAAAGCCTCTCTTTGCTGCTGGGGATGCAAGTGCAAGAAGGGGAGACCACCGATCCGGCCCTCACCCTTCCGGCATTTTCCAATCTAGACGTGCTTTTGAAAAAGGCCGAACGCCACCCCACCGTGCAAAAAGCCAGACTGGTTTTGCAAGAACGCCAGGAGGTCGTCCAGGCCCAGCAACTCACCGCTGCCCTCCCGGACCTCACCGTGAACGGCAAACTCGGGAATTTGCCGGGAGGCTGGACGTTCAGCAGTGATTTTTCCCTCAAAACCGGCAAATGGGGGGCCTCAGCCAATTACCCTCTGGGGTCTTCAGGACAGAACAGTTTCGGTTATGCGGTGGGTTTGCAATTGAACTTGCCCCTCGATGCCCAGCAACCGTACACCTTGCAAAGCCTGATCAACCAGCAAGAACTGCAGGAATGGGCGGTGCAGAAGGCCCTGAACACCGCATTGCAGAACATCACCAGCCAGTACCACCTGTATCTCGAACAGGTGCAGCAACTGGAACAGCGCACCCTGCAACTCCGGCAAGCCGGGAACCAGCTGGAGGTGCAAGAAAAACGCCTCTCGCTGGGACTGATCACCAAACAGGACCTGCTGGAAGCCGAACTGGCCTTCAAAACCGCTCAGGAAAATCTCAAGCAAACCCACCGAAATGCGTACCTGCAAGCCCTGCGTTTGCGCATTGCCACAGGAGAACCTTTATGA
- a CDS encoding TolC family protein has translation MKMLTLTLFLASTSLAAPLSFQNAWQNTLQQNPDLQNARSDLQNALNDWNIRQQDPTALAADLLAAEQAFTLAKVNLKASELQVQQSLLNSYTQLLEAQKNLEVMKAQVELSRTKLNIQRAKQQLKNATALDVDNAEQSLQSDQQNLESLQSNIPIYSLQLSKLFGQNLSDLEAQPLPAPVAFTVNLDDLKQGLEGQLSSVVQASQNVRSAELQLALSNNDYTPQSTLQDARSTLDARKRSLENTLKSAFNTLTDTHQKQQELWKKVQLQQKALGNSRETLKQTEARFKNGQVAKVEVLQSQVNVLNSELGLLQAQNNFHKGLLSLGAAAGNDVGGPR, from the coding sequence ATGAAAATGCTGACCCTCACCCTTTTTCTGGCTTCCACCTCCCTCGCTGCTCCCCTCAGCTTCCAGAACGCATGGCAGAACACCTTGCAGCAAAACCCGGACCTGCAAAACGCCCGCAGTGACCTGCAAAATGCCCTCAATGACTGGAACATCCGGCAACAGGACCCCACGGCTCTCGCCGCTGACCTGCTGGCCGCAGAACAGGCTTTCACGCTGGCCAAAGTGAACCTGAAAGCCAGCGAATTGCAGGTGCAGCAATCCTTGCTGAACAGTTACACCCAGCTCCTTGAAGCCCAGAAGAACCTGGAGGTGATGAAAGCGCAAGTGGAACTCTCCCGCACCAAATTGAACATCCAGAGGGCCAAACAGCAATTGAAGAATGCCACCGCTCTGGATGTGGACAATGCAGAGCAGTCCTTGCAGTCGGACCAGCAGAATCTGGAAAGCCTCCAGAGCAACATCCCCATTTACAGCTTGCAGCTCAGCAAACTGTTCGGACAGAACCTCAGCGATCTGGAAGCCCAGCCTTTGCCTGCCCCGGTGGCGTTCACAGTGAATCTCGATGACCTCAAACAGGGCCTTGAGGGGCAACTCAGCAGTGTGGTGCAGGCCAGCCAGAACGTCAGAAGTGCAGAGTTGCAGCTCGCCCTGAGCAACAACGATTACACTCCACAGAGCACTTTGCAGGATGCCCGCAGCACCCTTGATGCCCGCAAACGCTCCCTGGAGAACACCCTGAAGTCGGCCTTCAACACCCTCACCGACACCCACCAGAAACAGCAGGAACTCTGGAAGAAAGTGCAGTTGCAACAAAAAGCCCTCGGAAACAGCCGGGAGACCCTCAAACAAACCGAAGCCCGCTTCAAGAACGGACAGGTGGCCAAAGTGGAGGTCTTGCAAAGTCAGGTGAACGTGCTGAACAGTGAACTGGGCTTGCTGCAGGCCCAGAACAACTTCCACAAGGGGTTGTTGTCGCTCGGAGCAGCTGCCGGGAACGATGTGGGAGGTCCCAGATGA
- a CDS encoding efflux RND transporter periplasmic adaptor subunit, with protein MTTAARKKPQGSRKRLWWWLVPALLVGAVVLLPKPTPPAQALETVQATRGVFEWKVSGSGTLQATAVQELRPEVTGTVTALVKEGTRVKSGEVLLQLDAQQVRNDLETARGNLQTAENNLQNARLSSRDNQGSQQQAVESARVNLNNARRDVQAAQETVQLNGRLLEAGGVSQQALQDARTALQKARDTLNSAEVAYRSALNTQQTQFNSNQQSIQNALLSVQNAKINLQGAELQLEKHTLKAPLEGQVLEVTGTVGAASSGVSVQIGQDETLELPMQVDETGIRQVKVGDLTTVTLDAFPGETFKGKVSEISPKATLQQNIPVFYVKVQLPNPQKRLRPGMSAQGEIVVQSMQNALIIPKKAVKTLNGTSTVEVKQDDTRTESRTVKVTDGDGLNVVVLSGLQGQETLVLPERKTSRAPSGGLIPPNPGVQ; from the coding sequence ATGACCACTGCAGCAAGAAAAAAACCGCAGGGCAGCAGAAAACGCCTGTGGTGGTGGTTGGTGCCAGCCCTGCTGGTCGGGGCGGTCGTGCTCCTGCCCAAACCCACCCCTCCGGCTCAGGCTCTGGAGACCGTGCAGGCCACACGCGGGGTGTTTGAGTGGAAAGTCAGTGGGTCTGGAACCCTGCAAGCCACAGCGGTGCAAGAACTGCGTCCAGAGGTGACCGGGACGGTCACGGCTCTGGTGAAAGAAGGTACCCGGGTGAAATCCGGAGAGGTGCTCCTTCAACTGGATGCCCAGCAGGTTCGCAACGATCTGGAAACGGCCAGAGGCAACCTGCAGACCGCCGAGAACAACCTGCAGAACGCCAGACTGTCTTCCAGAGACAATCAGGGTTCCCAGCAACAGGCGGTGGAAAGCGCACGGGTGAACCTGAACAACGCCCGGCGGGATGTGCAGGCTGCACAGGAAACCGTTCAGCTCAATGGGCGGCTTTTGGAGGCCGGAGGGGTCAGCCAGCAGGCTTTGCAGGATGCCCGGACAGCCCTCCAGAAAGCCAGAGACACCCTGAATTCTGCGGAAGTGGCGTACCGCTCTGCCCTCAACACCCAGCAAACCCAGTTCAACAGCAACCAGCAATCCATCCAGAATGCCCTGCTCAGTGTGCAAAACGCCAAAATCAACCTGCAGGGTGCTGAACTGCAACTGGAAAAGCACACCCTGAAAGCCCCTCTGGAGGGCCAGGTGCTGGAGGTGACTGGAACGGTGGGTGCAGCGTCCAGCGGGGTCAGTGTGCAAATCGGGCAGGATGAAACGCTGGAACTCCCCATGCAAGTGGATGAAACCGGCATCCGTCAGGTGAAGGTGGGAGACCTGACCACCGTGACCCTCGACGCTTTTCCCGGTGAGACCTTCAAAGGCAAGGTCTCTGAAATCAGCCCGAAAGCCACCCTCCAGCAGAACATCCCGGTGTTTTATGTGAAAGTGCAGTTGCCCAACCCCCAGAAACGCCTGCGACCCGGCATGAGTGCGCAGGGAGAAATCGTGGTGCAGAGCATGCAAAACGCCCTGATCATTCCCAAGAAGGCGGTGAAGACCCTGAATGGCACCAGCACCGTCGAAGTGAAACAGGATGACACCCGCACCGAAAGCCGCACCGTCAAAGTGACCGATGGGGACGGTTTGAATGTGGTGGTGTTGTCGGGTTTGCAAGGGCAAGAGACTCTGGTGTTGCCTGAACGCAAAACCAGCCGTGCCCCCTCGGGGGGATTGATTCCGCCCAATCCGGGGGTGCAGTGA
- a CDS encoding ABC transporter ATP-binding protein, translating to MVAVSGQSPVISAQDLTRSYLLGDQAFQALKGVSFDIQRGEFTAIIGPSGSGKSTLMNILGLLDTATSGTYLLDGQDVSALQETERAGMRNQKIGFVFQAFYLLPRLTVLENLEVPLIYARVPAKERRERAMALLERVGLSDKPHHKPPQLSGGQKQRIAIARALITRPSLLLADEPTGALDTRTGEEIMGLFHELHHEGATVVLITHEPDIARHASRTLRVRDGLLEEV from the coding sequence ATGGTTGCTGTCTCAGGCCAGAGTCCAGTGATTTCCGCGCAGGACCTCACGCGCAGTTACCTGCTGGGCGATCAGGCCTTTCAGGCCCTCAAGGGGGTCAGTTTTGACATCCAGCGAGGGGAGTTCACCGCCATCATCGGACCGTCAGGCAGTGGAAAATCCACCCTGATGAACATTTTGGGACTGCTGGACACCGCCACCTCGGGAACATACTTGCTGGATGGGCAGGACGTTTCTGCCCTGCAGGAAACCGAGCGGGCTGGAATGCGCAACCAGAAGATTGGTTTTGTGTTTCAGGCCTTTTACCTGTTGCCCAGACTGACTGTGCTGGAAAACCTCGAAGTGCCCCTGATTTACGCCCGGGTGCCTGCAAAAGAACGCCGTGAGAGGGCCATGGCCTTGCTGGAACGGGTGGGCCTTTCCGACAAACCCCACCACAAACCTCCCCAGCTTTCTGGGGGTCAAAAGCAGCGCATCGCCATCGCCCGTGCCCTGATCACCCGCCCGAGCCTGCTTTTGGCCGACGAACCCACCGGGGCTCTGGACACCCGCACCGGCGAGGAAATCATGGGGCTTTTTCATGAACTCCATCACGAAGGGGCCACGGTGGTGTTGATCACCCACGAACCCGACATTGCCCGGCATGCCTCGCGCACCCTCAGGGTCCGGGACGGCCTTTTGGAGGAGGTCTGA
- a CDS encoding ABC transporter permease, producing MEVFSTAWRAILANPMRSTLTALGVIIGVASVVALTSIGAGSTRSITGSLEGLGTNLLTINSDASSRTGLVRQSSRATLTRADLKAIQTYDPRRISGVAPSTQTTTQARRDGENLSVTVIGSSPEYEQVRNSTPEEGGFFTSSEAQGRRKVAVIGYEVATTLFPAGDALGNTFRLNNQVFTVMGVLEDKGNNGLISPNTQVIVPFETFESTLSRDENGNLSTIYVQATDKEDLTALQEDLTALLDARHRTMDENSRDFSIQNQADLLQSLSTITLTLTLFLGGVAGISLLVGGIGIMNIMLVSVTERTREIGIRKALGATPQGIRTQFLIEASLLSLSGGVLGILVGLGLAYGVGALISTPPVPSLSSMGMAFLFSLGVGLFFGYYPASRASLLDPVESLRYE from the coding sequence ATGGAGGTTTTCAGCACAGCATGGCGGGCCATTCTGGCCAACCCCATGCGCAGCACCCTCACCGCCCTCGGGGTGATCATCGGGGTGGCTTCGGTGGTGGCCCTCACCAGCATCGGGGCAGGCTCCACCCGCAGCATCACCGGTTCACTGGAAGGGCTCGGGACCAACCTGCTCACCATCAACAGCGACGCCAGCAGCCGCACCGGACTGGTTCGCCAGAGCAGCCGGGCCACCCTCACCCGGGCCGACCTGAAAGCCATCCAGACATACGATCCCCGGCGGATCTCGGGGGTTGCGCCCAGCACCCAGACCACCACACAGGCCCGCAGGGATGGAGAAAACCTCTCTGTGACGGTGATTGGATCCAGTCCTGAGTATGAACAGGTGCGCAACAGCACCCCTGAAGAGGGCGGTTTCTTCACCTCCTCCGAGGCACAGGGGCGACGCAAAGTTGCCGTGATCGGATATGAAGTGGCAACCACCCTTTTCCCTGCTGGGGATGCCCTCGGAAACACCTTCCGTTTGAACAACCAGGTGTTCACGGTGATGGGGGTTCTGGAAGACAAAGGCAACAATGGTTTGATCAGCCCCAACACCCAGGTGATCGTTCCTTTCGAGACCTTCGAAAGCACCCTCAGTCGGGATGAAAATGGCAACCTTTCCACCATCTATGTGCAGGCCACCGACAAAGAAGACCTCACAGCATTGCAAGAAGACCTCACAGCACTGCTCGATGCCCGGCACCGCACCATGGATGAAAACAGCCGGGACTTCAGCATCCAGAATCAGGCGGATTTGCTGCAGTCCCTTTCCACCATCACCCTGACCCTTACACTTTTTCTGGGAGGCGTGGCCGGGATCAGTCTGCTGGTGGGTGGCATCGGCATCATGAACATCATGCTGGTGAGTGTCACCGAACGCACCCGCGAAATCGGCATCCGCAAAGCCCTCGGGGCCACCCCACAGGGCATCCGCACCCAATTCTTGATCGAAGCTTCCTTGCTGTCTCTCAGTGGCGGGGTCCTCGGGATTCTGGTGGGGCTTGGTCTGGCTTACGGAGTGGGGGCACTCATCAGCACCCCTCCGGTGCCTTCACTTTCCAGCATGGGGATGGCTTTCTTGTTCAGTCTGGGGGTCGGCTTGTTTTTTGGCTATTACCCGGCCAGTAGGGCTTCTTTGCTGGATCCGGTGGAGTCCCTCAGGTACGAGTGA